The proteins below come from a single Kryptolebias marmoratus isolate JLee-2015 linkage group LG12, ASM164957v2, whole genome shotgun sequence genomic window:
- the LOC108236194 gene encoding trinucleotide repeat-containing gene 6B protein produces MEDKKKKKEEKKKRETSQKVPEQKIKVPESAKPSGSQPLATPDSVSPSPGPVSPSSPIPGAGGGSAQVLPGGGNNAKQWSAVANGQPTSSPSGSQTSQQQRYMSREVPPRFRCQQDHKVLLKRGQPPLSSMLLGGGGGGGGGEAGTGGVGEGSGWVAALSSQGADNPVTNTAGHADSNLGSSSPSTPNSSSLCVAAQSSSTTSSTYANSTWGAGSSSQSSSQGCGKVIVDGTDLDDWPSIPAGPKLSSVGAGRGMQEQDCPGNNNSSASWGERNMQQKGGTGGGGGEGNTDNPSPLQSAPPSSSSLNECAQSSGGVWVSSTSSQVETGTGSAAFHNSKVSHLLPGPQESPVGGSGNVPGANFNPSVNPSAWPALGQSGASASANDSFPLHSSITSSFSASPTLITTQTLSSVNQTGLYQQHTETAVGAKVGEQHLGNPGLESGSSGGMREAGPNQVGDSEGTPGVVGEVEGNGKLSGSSSSSSSASSSWRPMPPVSSELSAGASQADGWGGRGTGAQGQEGNVWRFGGQDDKAGWGRGNSGGSATPVVSQGVWAGSSSEADWGGTSEGASSGNLAIGRGGDGSSTSADGVGGSSLEDSASPNFATMTKAWDNQKGMESGEGAIGEWGGGGGQDGTTEGGGGPSSSSGGGSLAGSGSGTSENKETSSSAQQRSHPSSNADVALLSMLSRSDLDPRVLSNTGWGQTQIRQNVAWDLDTTTGVGSRNERNASSATMNTSSNRSSRYPSETGSVSNDLSSGSRTTSLNSDSATVRDGWESGGSQPACGPFTPSSSIRKPGSPENDTQGKAPGGWGDLPTESEGKGWRSEDQHWGDHRGGGGGKNWRDFEEKGSGWRDGPEDKGTTGWKGTTGGEAGGWGGQSGGGEQWGQREQRDSTSGGGWGDGRKRVGSNSDEGPSWGNLDEGGSQRGGWEGGDVGGGKSHQDWGSAKPNTAAGAAAPIPNSQVAPMKAQNQQQQQSQGQHPPGGPIQGGWNSRSSVAGGGPLSKNPNQSMGWTSGPIPQISGGGGDSLEPSGWDEPSPQSISRKMEIDDGTSAWGDPTRYNNKNLNLWDKNSATSSQNHSQQGLPLPMQQQPPRRQHSTNSNPGSGAVGMWGGGAQTVDNGTAAWGHVSDAAAGWGEPDEPSKASGWRNPSPNPVKPGGKSVESWGGKGDSSIAASRHPSWEEDDDGGGGVWNSTGSQGSGSSFNSGGWGQTHGGKRGNIKSGPGESWMNPVTRQFSNMGLMGDDPVVDKKMEGDKRGISDYNGDMRRGGRGGGGYRMPSSKDMGAVDMGLYGEKVGGHGAFVPGGGGMSQSRGMHQPGMHPMNPSQGLRAQVPHQFLSPQVPGPMLKQVPSPGGSVGGVGGVGGVGSVGGVGGGMFPPQISPQQLAMLSNINPHMQQFHLACQLLLQQQQQQQQLLQNQRKFPQPQPLRQQTDPQQLARIMAILQQQRQHPQVGVGGAASGGGSSKLSPSHLGGGLSKQSMVDPLQHTGVGGPLSDLHTKTQGMYAGLTPGLSALELSPMMGGMKDIGGQQSRFKWMMEGHSQAPSPPDSTLHKNGPLPSAIKVRGGSPYSQYEMLGSEGLGIPPQGSADNWLRTPGSKMGNKPTTSSWPPEFQPGVPWKGIQSSGDPESDPYMTPGSVLGSPGSPNLNDPDHPLLRDNIGQNPSLNTSLPSSGAWPYSASDSPLSNAHSTGKYSEYKPSWPPEPIGQNKYWKTNRNSSQLPRPPPGLTSQKQASPSPWGSAGPRLARSWGGGGMNQESRFGSGSAWSDGVSSRGSCWLLLSNLTPQIDGSTLRTICMQHGPLLTFHLGLTQGSALIRYNSRQEAAKAQSALHMCVLGNTTILAEFVSEEEVSRYFAHSQAGGAEGVSSGGAAGGGGAPGSSGASTAVGSSDRSSPGSERAAVGAPSGGNGNSVAGGESGAGVLAGVRSSGSAWQSLDGTGTSSETSSAQGPGLAIFSQWSTNGAGEGGGVGGVESGRSGLWGGMSTGYSSSSSLWGAPQMEERHQIDNSAGLLPGDLLGGGGDSI; encoded by the exons AtggaagacaagaaaaagaagaaagaagagaaaaagaaaagggaaaccTCTCAGAAG GTGCCAGAACAGAAAATCAAAG tgcCAGAATCAGCCAAGCCCTCCGGCTCCCAGCCACTCGCCACCCCAGACTCGGTGTCCCCCAGCCCTGGCCCAGTCTCCCCTTCATCCCCCATTCCCGGAGCAGGTGGGGGCTCCGCCCAAGTCCTTCCTGGTGGCGGGAACAATGCAAAGCAGTGGTCTGCTGTGGCCAACGGACAGCCCACCTCCTCTCCCTCTGGAAGCCAAACCTCCCAGCAGCAGCGATACATGTCTAGAGAAGTCCCACCGAGGTTTCGCTGCCAGCAGGACCATAAAGTGCTACTGAAGAGGGGCCAGCCGCCACTGTCCTCCATGCTgctggggggaggaggaggaggaggaggaggggaagcgGGTACTGGCGGGGTTGGAGAAGGCAGTGGCTGGGTTGCTGCCCTGTCCTCACAGGGTGCAGATAACCCTGTTACAAACACAGCTGGACATGCAG ATTCCAACCTGGGTTCATCCTCCCCTTCAACCCCCAACTCATCCTCATTATGTGTCGCTGCTCAGTCGTCTTCTACTACTTCTTCAACTTATGCAAATTCCACATGGGGGGCTGGCTCTAGCAGTCAGTCCTCTTCTCAGGGCTGCGGAAAGGTGATTGTGGACGGGACTGACCTGGATGACTGGCCTAGCATCCCGGCCGGGCCCAAGCTGAGTTCTGTTGGGGCTGGACGAGGGATGCAGGAGCAGGACTGTCCTGGTAACAACAACAGTAGTGCCTCGTGGGGTGAGAGAAACATGCAGCAGAagggaggaacaggaggaggaggaggagaagggaacACGGACAATCCTTCCCCACTTCAATCcgctcctccttcctcttcctcgctTAATGAATGTGCTCAGTCAAGTGGGGGTGTGTGGGTCTCTTCCACCTCATCCCAGGTGGAGACGGGGACAGGCTCAGCAGCATTTCACAATTCCAAAGTCTCCCATCTTCTTCCTGGGCCTCAGGAGAGCCCTGTGGGTGGCAGCGGCAACGTCCCTGGTGCCAATTTCAACCCTAGTGTGAATCCCTCTGCGTGGCCCGCCCTGGGGCAGAGTGGGGCATCCGCTTCAGCTAACGACAGCTTTCCACTACACTCGTCCATCACTTCCTCATTCTCTGCCAGCCCCACTCTCATCACCACTCAAACACTTTCATCTGTGAATCAAACTGGTCTCTACCAGCAGCACACTGAAACAGCTGTGGGAGCCAAGGTTGGAGAACAGCACTTAGGAAACCCAGGGTTGGAGTCAGGTTCAAGTGGGGGGATGAGAGAAGCAGGACCAAATCAAGTAGGCGACAGCGAGGGAACCCCTGGGGTTGTCGGTGAAGTTGAAGGGAATGGCAAACTCTCTGGCTCTtcgtcttcctcttcttctgcctCTTCTTCTTGGAGACCCATGCCTCCGGTGTCCTCTGAACTGAGCGCAGGTGCCTCACAGGCGGATGGGTGGGGTGGAAGGGGGACTGGAGCTCAGGGGCAGGAAGGGAATGTTTGGAGGTTTGGCGGTCAGGATGACAAGGCAGGGTGGGGCAGGGGAAATAGTGGGGGATCAGCTACCCCAGTGGTATCTCAGGGAGTGTGGGCTGGAAGCAGTTCAGAAGCAGATTGGGGCGGCACTTCAGAAGGTGCGAGTTCGGGTAATTTAGCAataggaagaggaggagatggaagcAGCACTAGTGCAGACGGTGTAGGTGGCAGCAGTTTGGAGGACTCTGCCTCACCAAATTTTGCAACTATGACAAAAGCTTGGGACAATCAGAAAGGGATGGAAAGTGGGGAGGGGGCGATTGGAGAGtggggtgggggaggagggCAGGATGGAACCACTGAGGGAGGTGGAGGACCCTCATCCTCTAGTGGAGGTGGATCCTTAGCTGGAAGTGGCAGCGGAACGAGTGAAAATAAGGAGACCTCCTCTTCTGCACAGCAACGGTCCCACCCATCCTCCAACGCTGACGTGGCCTTACTTAGCATGCTCAGTCGATCTGACCTGGACCCCAGGGTCCTGTCGAACACGGGCTGGGGTCAGACCCAGATCAGGCAGAATGTGGCCTGGGACCTGGACACCACAACAGGAGTAGGGAGCAGGAACGAAAGAAACGCGTCATCAGCAACCATGAACACTAGCAGTAATCGCAGTTCTAGGTATCCATCCGAGACCGGTTCAGTATCTAATGATTTATCTTCTGGCAGCCGCACAACCAGCCTAAACTCTGATTCTGCTACAGTCCGGGATGGTTGGGAAAGTGGTGGTTCACAGCCCGCCTGTGGTCCTTTTACTCCAAGTAGCTCTATAAGGAAGCCAGGATCACCAGAAAATGATACACAAGGGAAGGCACCTGGTGGGTGGGGTGATCTCCCAACTGAAAGTGAGGGCAAAGGATGGAGGAGTGAAGACCAACACTGGGGAgatcacagaggaggaggaggaggaaagaacTGGAGAGACTTTGAAGAAAAGGGTAGTGGGTGGAGAGATGGTCCAGAAGATAAAGGAACTACAGGATGGAAGGGAACTACGGGAGGAGAGGCAGGCGGCTGGGGAGGACAGAGTGGAGGGGGCGAACAGTGGGGGCAAAGAGAGCAAAGAGACTCAACCTCTGGTGGTGGTTGGGGAGATGGCAGAAAGCGAGTTGGGAGCAACTCTGATGAGGGACCCTCCTGGGGAAATTTGGATGAAGGGGGATCCCAACGAGGAGGATGGGAAGGAGGAGACGTGGGTGGAGGCAAGTCCCACCAGGACTGGGGGAGTGCCAAGCCCaacacagcagcaggagcagcagcaccGATACCAAACAGCCAAGTGGCACCAATGAAAGCCCAAaatcaacagcagcagcaatcACAAGGCCAGCATCCACCAGGAGGACCCATACAAGGAGGGTGGAACAGCCGGTCCAGCGTTGCAGGTGGGGGTCCACTTTCAAAGAATCCGAACCAAAGTATGGGCTGGACTTCTGGCCCAATTCCCCAAATCTCCGGAGGCGGGGGTGACTCCCTGGAGCCCAGTGGCTGGGATGAACCTTCTCCGCAATCTATCAGTCGCAAAATGGAAATTGACGACGGCACATCAGCTTGGGGAGACCCGACACGTTACAACAACAAGAATCTGAACTTGTGGGACAAGAACAGCGCTACATCAAGCCAGAACCACAGTCAGCAGGGGCTGCCACTGCCAATGCAGCAGCAACCTCCTCGAAGGCAGCACAGCACCAACTCAAACCCTGGTAGTGGTGCAGTGG GTATGTGGGGAGGAGGAGCACAAACTGTGGATAATGGTACAGCTGCTTGGGGCCATGTGTCTGATGCAGCAGCAGGTTGGGGTGAACCAGATGAGCCCAGCAAAGCATCTGGCTGGAGGAACCCTTCACCCAACCCTGTGAAACCTg GCGGTAAGTCCGTTGAAAGCTGGGGAGGAAAGGGTGACAGCTCTATTGCAGCCTCGAGACACCCCAGCTGGGAAGAGGATGACGATGGGGGTGGAGGGGTCTGGAACAGCACAGGCTCCCAGGGAAGCGGCTCGTCTTTCAACTCTGGAGGCTGGGGTCAAACTCACGGGGGAAAGAGAGGCAACATCAAG agTGGACCTGGAGAGAGCTGGATGAATCCAGTGACCCGTCAGTTTTCAAACATGGGTCTTATG GGAGATGATCCGGTTGTTGACAAAAAGATGGAAGGAGACAAGAGAGGAATAAGTGACTATAATGGAGACATGCGGAGGGGTGGAAGAGGTGGTGGAGGGTACCGTATGCCTAGTTCCAAAGACATGGGTGCTGTTGACATGGGGCTCTATGGTGAAAAG GTGGGTGGCCATGGAGCGTTTGTTCCAGGTGGAGGTGGGATGTCTCAGTCTCGAGGGATGCACCAGCCTGGCATGCATCCCATGAACCCCTCCCAGGGGTTACGTGCTCAAGTGCCTCATCAGTTCCTGTCTCCTCAG GTGCCGGGCCCCATGCTGAAGCAGGTGCCCTCTCCTGGTGGCAGCGTGGGAGGAGTAGGAGGTGTCGGTGGCGTTGGAAGCGTCGGAGGAGTCGGTGGAGGAATGTTCCCGCCTCAGATTTCCCCGCAGCAGCTTGCGATGCTCAGCAACATTAACCCCCACATGCAGCAGTTCCATCTG GCGTGTCAGCTTCTgctacagcagcagcaacagcagcagcagcttctgcagaaccagaGGAAGTTCCCTCAACCTCAGCCTCTCCGGCAGCAGACAGACCCACAACAG CTGGCAAGAATCATGGCtattctgcagcagcagaggcagcaTCCGCAGGTTGGAGTTGGAGGAGCAGCATCAGGAGGAGGGAGCTCCAAACTGTCCCCGTCTCACCTGGGAGGAGGCCTCTCCAAACAATCTATGGTAGACCCCCTTCAACATACAGGAGTCGGGGGTCCTTTATCAGACCTTCATACCAAAACACAAGGGATGTACGCTG GGCTGACACCTGGTCTGTCTGCACTGGAGCTCAGTCCCATGATGGGGGGCATGAAGGACATTGGTGGACAACAATCTCGCTTCAAATGGATGATGGAGGGACATTCCCAAGCCCCCTCCCCCCCAGACTCAACCCTCCATAAAAATG GCCCTTTACCCAGTGCGATAAAGGTTAGAGGAGGGTCTCCTTACTCCCAGTATGAAATGCTGGGCAGCGAAGGTTTAGGGATTCCACCTCAGGGCTCTGCAGACAACTGGCTTCGGACTCCTGGTAGTAAAATGGGAAACAAGCCTACAACATCAAGCTGGCCTCCAG AATTCCAGCCAGGCGTTCCCTGGAAAGGAATACAGAGCAGCGGAGACCCAGAATCTGATCCCTACATGACCCCTGGTAGTGTTCTTGGCTCCCCGGGATCCCCAAACCTCAATGACCCCGATCACCCGCTACTGCGAGACAATATAG ggcAAAACCCCTCCCTCAACACCTCGCTGCCTTCATCTGGTGCCTGGCCCTACAGTGCCTCAGACAGCCCCCTCAGCAATGCACACAGCACAG gaAAGTACTCTGAGTACAAGCCCAGCTGGCCTCCAGAGCCCATCGGACAAAACAAGTACTGGAAGACCAATCGCAATAGCTCACAGCTGCCACGCCCCCCTCCTGGCCTAACCAGTCAAAAGCAGGCCTCGCCCTCCCCATGGGGTTCTGCAGGTCCAAGATTGGCCCGGAGCTGGGGAGGGGGTGGGATGAATCAAGAGTCAAGATTTGGGTCAG GCTCAGCTTGGAGCGACGGTGTTTCCTCCAGAGGCAGCTGCTGGTTGCTGCTGAGCAACCTAACCCCTCAG ATTGATGGCTCCACATTGAGGACTATCTGCATGCAGCACGGTCCCCTGCTGACCTTCCACCTGGGCCTCACCCAGGGCAGTGCTCTGATTCGTTACAACAGCCGGCAGGAAGCAGCCAAGGCCCAGAGTGCTCTGCACAT GTGTGTTCTGGGCAACACCACAATCCTGGCTGAATTCGTGAGTGAAGAAGAAGTCTCACGCTATTTTGCACATTCCCAAGCCGGAGGAGCGGAAGGGGTCAGCTCAGGAGGAGCAGCGGGCGGCGGCGGAGCGCCTGGTTCATCTGGAGCGAGCACAGCTGTGGGCAGCAGTGACCGCAGCTCCCCCGGGAGCGAGCGGGCAGCGGTGGGCGCACCTTCGGGGGGGAACGGAAATAGTGTTGCAGGAGGGGAAAGCGGAGCAGGGGTTTTAGCCGGTGTAAGGTCCTCTGGCTCTGCGTGGCAGAGTCTCGACGGTACAGGCACCTCTTCGGAAACCTCCTCGGCCCAAGGACCCGGGCTCGCGATATTTTCCCAGTGGAGCACCAACGGGGCGGGGGAGGGAGGAGGCGTTGGAGGAGTAGAGTCTGGGAGGTCCGGGCTATGGGGGGGAATGAGCACAGGATActcgagcagcagcagcctgtggGGCGCACCACAAATGGAGGAAAGGCACCAAATAGACAACTCGGCTGGATTGTTGCCTGGCGACCTGCTGGGGGGGGGAGGCGACTCTATCTGA
- the LOC108236195 gene encoding casein kinase I gives MELRVGNKYRLGRKIGSGSFGDIYLGANIATGEEVAIKLECVKTKHPQLHIESKFYKMMQGGVGIPSIKWCGAEGDYNVMVMELLGPSLEDLFNFCSRKFSLKTVLLLADQMISRIEYIHSKNFIHRDVKPDNFLMGLGKKGNLVYIIDFGLAKKYRDARTHQHIPYRENKNLTGTARYASINTHLGIEQSRRDDLESLGYVLMYFNLGSLPWQGLKAATKRQKYERISEKKMSTPIEVLCKGYPSEFSTYLNFCRSLRFDDKPDYSYLRQLFRNLFHRQGFSYDYVFDWNMLKFGASRTAEDGERERRTGDERDERIGGAPRGSASRGLPSGPTPGAPNRVRNGPEQAISNPASRVQQSGNTSPRAISRAERERKVSMRLHRGAPANVSSSDLTARQDQSRISTSQVSVPFEHVGK, from the exons ATGGAGCTGAGAGTGGGGAACAAATACCGGCTGGGGCGAAAGATAGGAAGCGGTTCCTTTGGAGATATTTATCTTG GTGCCAACATTGCCACTGGTGAGGAGGTTGCCATCAAGCTGGAATGTGTGAAGACCAAACACCCACAGCTGCACATTGAAAGCAAGTTCTACAAGATGATGCAAGGCGGAG TTGGGATTCCATCGATAAAGTGGTGCGGTGCAGAGGGAGACTACAACGTCATGGTCATGGAGCTGCTTGGTCCCAGTCTGGAGGACCTTTTCAACTTCTGCTCCCGGAAGTTCAGCTTAAAGACCGTCCTGCTCTTGGCAGACCAGATG ATTAGTCGCATTGAGTACATCCACTCCAAGAATTTCATCCATCGAGATGTTAAGCCAGATAACTTCTTGATGGGGCTCGGCAAGAAGGGCAACCTGGTGTACATCATCGACTTTGGCCTGGCCAAGAAGTATCGAGATGCCCGCACACACCAGCACATCCCTTACAGGGAGAACAAGAACCTGACTGGAACGGCGCGCTACGCCTCCATCAACACACATCTTGGAATTG AGCAGTCGAGGCGCGATGACCTGGAGTCTCTCGGTTATGTTCTCATGTACTTCAACCTGGGGTCCCTCCCCTGGCAGGGCCTCAAGGCTGCAACCAAGAGACAGAAGTATGAACGAATCAGCGAGAAGAAAATGTCCACACCCATTGAAGTTCTTTGCAAAGGCTACCCTT CTGAGTTTTCCACATACCTGAATTTTTGCCGCTCACTTCGTTTCGACGACAAACCAGACTACTCCTACCTACGGCAACTTTTCAGGAATCTGTTCCACCGACAGGGTTTCTCCTATGATTACGTCTTTGACTGGAACATGCTCAAATTT GGTGCCAGTCGGACAGCCGAGGACGGGGAGCGTGAGAGGAGAACAGGAGATGAGCGGGATGAACGGATCGGAGGAGCCCCCAGAGGGTCTGCATCAAGGGGCCTCCCTTCAGGTCCCACCCCCGGAGCTCCCAACAGAGTCAGGAATGGGCCAGAGCAAGCCATCTCTAACCCAGCCTCACGGGTCCAGCAGTCTG GTAACACGTCGCCTCGTGCGATTTCCCGCGCAGAGCGGGAGAGGAAGGTGAGCATGCGTTTACACCGTGGAGCTCCTGCCAACGTGTCATCCTCCGACCTCACAGCCCGTCAAGATCAGTCGAGGATTTCTACATCACAG GTCAGCGTACCATTTGAGCATGTGGGGAAGTGA